Genomic DNA from Hugenholtzia roseola DSM 9546:
AAGTACAGAAGTCAGACTCTTTTTCAGGCTCTTTGTCAGGCTCTTTGGCAGGTTTTGATACCGATTGGCAGGCAAATCTTTGGCTCTTAGATTTGCGCCCTATCTAAAAAGGTAGTAAAAAATACAGTTGAAAAGCGGCGTGAAAATTTTGCAAATTCGCTTTTTTATCCTAACTTTGCACTCTATTTGCTTTTAGCCTTCAAACCCAAACCGACACGCCCTTGCACCTTTGGCAAGCCTTCTTGGGTCAATCCCTCTTGGGTTTGGATATGAAGTATTTATTTTCAAACTTTGTCATCTTTCGCTTCTCACCTATTCCTTGTCTTCACTTATGGAAACCACGACTACCGTATCTAAAAAACTCGATGCCCTTGTCAAACTACAAGACATTGACTCGCAATTAGACGAAATCAAGAAAATCAAAGGCGACTTGCCCGAAGAAGTGCAAGACTTAGAAGACGAAATCGCGGGTCTGCAAACGCGGATTCAGAAGTTCAAAGGCGAAATCAAGGAATTAGATGCACAGGTCAAGACCCAAGAGCAAGCCATCAAAGAGCATAAAAAGCTCATCGCCAAATACAAAGAGCAGCAAGAAAACGTCCGCAACGACCGTGAGTATCAGGCAATTATGCGCGAAGTAGAAAGCCAAGAGCTGGACATTAAATTAGCCGAAAAAACGATAAACGACCTCAATCGCAAGGTTAGCGATAAGCACAATGAAATCGAAAAGACGCACAACAACCTAACAGAGCGTCAGAAAGATTTAGAAGTAAAACAAAATGAATTGCAGAGTATCATCAAAGAAAGCGAAGAAGATGAGGAAAAACTCTACAAAGAGCGCGAAAAGCGCAAAAAACACGTACCTGATAGCCTTTATTTAGCCTATCAAAAGTTACGCTCGAATGCACGCAACGGCTTGGCGGTTGTGTCGGTAAAGCGCGACGCTTGTGGGGGTTGTTTCAATATCGTGCCGCCGCAGCGTCAGGTTGATGTCAAGGAGCGCAAAAAAATCGTCATCTGTGAGCATTGTGGGCGCATTTTAGCCGATGTAGAGGAGGTAGTGGTAGTAGAAAAGAAACGCACCGTTCGCAAGGCGCGTGCTACAAAAGCCGAAGCCTCCGAAGAATAAAACCAAAGAATAAAACCGAAAAATAAATATAGAGCGCAGCTCGTTTCGAATCTCTAAAAACGTCTTTGAGGCTTTCTTTCCTCGAAGGCGTTTTTTTTTCAAAAAAAATGGCTTTTTTTTGCCAACTTTGCGCCTATCTTGCATCTCTATTTTGCTGCCCAAAATGCAGAAGCAGTAAGGTTAAGTTCTACAAAAAGTCTTGTCTTATCGAAACTGGAAACAAAATAAAATTTGGCTCGAATTCTATTTTTTGGGTCTGAAAACCCCTTCTTGTTTCCCTCTCATTTCGGATAAGAAAACGCCTTGTCTTTGCACGCACCATTTTTTTTAGAACTTAACACTATTGAGTTGCAACGGTTCTTGCCCTTCTGAAAGAGCCACTTTTGAGCAGTCCGCATACAAGTTTTTATTTTCTAACAGTTTTTAAAATTTATTTTTATGATAAAACTAAAAAATAACGTTTATTTTAAAATAACAATTATTCTTGTTATTGTCTTGCTTTTGCTTATTCCTATTTCCATGATTCGCGAACTTATTTCAGAACGCGAAGCCACCCAGCAAGCAGCCATCTACGAGGTTAGCAGCAAATGGGGGGAAGCGCAAACGCTTTCCGGACCTTTTCTATCCATTCCTTATTACAAGTACATCAAGGAATTTTCTAAAAAAGATTCGACAGAAAAGATAGTAAAAATAAAGGAATATTTGCACATTCTCCCCAATCAGCTCACCGTCAAGGGTGAAATCAACCCCGAAGAGCGCAATAGAGGCATTTATGAAATTGTTGTCTATAATTCGAAGCTCACACTTGAAGGCGAATTTTTGGCTCTTGCCCTCGAAGATTTGGACATTAATCCCAAAGATATTCTTTTTGACAAGGCAGAATTTGTCTTGGGCATAGATGATTTGAGAGGCATCGAGGAACAGGTAGAAGTGCGTTGGAATGAGCAGCGCGTTTTGTTTAATCCGGGTGTTTCCTCTACCGATGTCGTTTCAAGTGGCATCAATGCCTTGGTGCAGGTAGGCGAAAAAGATAGCACGCAGTATCGTTTTAGTTTGTCTTTAAATTTAAAAGGCAGCCAGCTTTTGTACTTTACCCCTGTTGGCAAAATTACAGACGTAACCGTCAGCTCAAAATGGGCAAACCCCAGTTTTAATGGCTCTTTCCTGCCCGATACGCGCCAAGTAAGCGAAGCAGGTTTTGAAGCGAATTGGAACGTGCTGCACCTCAATCGCAACTACCCACAAATTTGGACAAACAACCAATACAATATTTCCTCGTCCTCCTTTGGGATTGATTTGCTCCTGCCTGTGGATAACTATCAAAAATCGTATCGCTCCATCAAATACGCCATTCTTTTTATTGCCTTTACCTTCCTCTCCTTTTTCTTTATCGAGGCATTGCACAAAGTCTTTATTCACCCCATTCAATACATTTTGGTAGGCTTTGCCCTTGTCGTCTTTTATACCCTGTTGCTTTCCATTTCCGAGCATCTGCACTACAATCTGGCTTTCGGAATTTCTATGATAGCAACCCTTTTATTAGTGGCAGGCTACATACGCGCCATTTTAAAATCGATGCAGTTGGTCTTGCTCATCTCTGGTATCCTGACTACTTTATACTCCTTTATCTTTGTCATTATCCAACTACAAGACTATGCCCTGCTTATCGGTAGTATCGGTATTTTTATCATTTTAGGATTGGTGATGTATTTTTCACGAAAAATAGATTGGTACAAGCTCAATTTGGGCGAAACCACAGCCGAGCCGCCCACGACTCCCAAAAGTGGCACAGACTAAATTTTGCGCCTGCTTACAAAATATTTTGTTTTCAGGTTTTAAACAAAATTTTATTTCAATCAAACTGCGGACAGGGCAATGCCTTGTCCGCAGTTTGGGCGTTATTGCAAAGATAGAAGTCTTAAATGCACCCCACCCCAAACCCCAGTGATGTTAAATTCTAAAAATCAAATGCAAATGTAGGGACAAGGCATTGCCTTGTCCGCAGTGAGATTGAAATAAAAAAGGACTTTCAGACCCAAAAATAGGGTTCAGTCCAAATTTTATTTTGTTTCTAATTTGACAAAACAAGGCTTTTCGCAGAACTTAACATTACTGCCCCATAGGGCGGGGCTTTAATTCGGAATCATTTTTTTTGCATAAATGCAAAAAAAATGATTTGATTTTCGAACCCTCCCCTATGGGGGGAGGGCAGGGTGCAGTGATGTTAAATTCTAAAAATCAAGTGCAAATGTAGGGACAAGGCATTGCCTTGTCCGCAGCGAGATTGAAATAAAAAAAGGATTTTCAGACCTAAAAAAAAGTCTTTCACCCAAATTTTATTTTGTGTCAAATTTGATAAAACAAGGCTTTTTACAGAACTTAACATCACTGGGGCAGGGTGGGGGTTCAGCAGGCTTGTGCTTCGCACAAGACCCCGTTTTTTGACCTTCTGACCGTTGTAACAACGCCGCAGGAAGATAAAAAAAGAGAAGCCTTTTCATAAGGACTTCTCTTTTTATTTTTTGTTTTGAAACGATAAGCCGTTTGTTATTCTTCTACTTCTGCGGCTTCGTCTTCTTTAACAAATTGAATCACCATCTTACCTTTGTGGTATAGATTGCCTTCGTGAAAATAAGCATGGTGATAAAGGTGAGATTCGCCTGTGGTAGCACAAGTAGTAATGGCTTTAGGTTCACAAGCATGGTGCGTGCGGCGTTTGTCGCGGCGAGCTTTGGAGTGTCTTCGTCTGGGATTTGGCATATCGCAAAATTCGTTTGGAATTTACAATTTTAAGAATAAAATAAAAAAGGCAAAACGACCATAGAGTGCTGGCAAGTGGGCTTTCCCACTATAAGCCTATTAGAAAGATACTAACGCGGCTTATCAGACTTATTGGGCTTATTTTGTAATTTTTTAAGGGCTTCCCAACGCGGGTCTATCGCGTCGGAGTCGGTTTGCTGTGGGTCTTCGGCTTCTTGTGAAGAATAAACCCAAAGCGGCTTGTTGTCGTCTTTGTCGGGGTCTTGCTCTTGTACAAAACGGGGGTGTAGCTTCTTCATCGGAACTGCCAAAGCGACAAATTCGAAGAGATACGTACCCAAAGCAAGGTGAGGCGTGTGTGGCGTGATGAGCATGAGGTTCTCCGAAACTTCCTGCTCTTTCTCACCGTATTTAAAGATGATTTCCTCCTTTATTTTGATAGGATAATCAAACTCATCTAAGGAACGGTCGCAGATAAGGCGTATCGTTCCCTTGATTTGAAAGACCACACGAATCAGGCGTTCGCTTTTTTCCAAAACCACCACAGCATCGCAATTCCCTGCCTCAAGGAGCGGACTTTGAAAATACGCAAAAAAGTCATCTTCCATAAGAAAATGATACTGATGCGTGCCATTGCGCAGCGCAATAATCTCTATCTCAAAAGCCTTTAAATTTTTTAGCACCTTATTGGGGGTTGTCGTTAAGATGACTGTTTTGAGGTTTAAGGCTGCAAAGATAGCGATTTTTTTCAATAAGCCAACTTTTGAGAAGGACTTTTTTGCTTTTTTGCCGTTTTTTAGCTCCGCAGCGGCAGCCAACCAAAACAAGCAAGTAAGGGCAAGACAGAGCCTTGCCCGAAGTGGAATTGGAAACGCAGCCTACTTTCAGACCCAAGCCCAATTTTTATTAGACCAACCAACTATAAGGATAGTTTTCATCTAAATACGACATCGCTTGTTCGGTTAGATAAAGCGGTCGGAAGGTGTCTATCATAACGGCATACTCATGGGTGTCTTTTTTTCCAATGCTGCCCTCGTAAGTACCAGGGTGGGGACCATGGGGCAGTCCGCCAGGGTGAATCGTAAAAGAACCTCTATCAATGCCCTTTCTGCTCATAAAATCGCCTTCGGCATAGAAAAGCACTTCGTCGGAATCGATGTTGGAATGGTTGTAGGGGGCAGGAATCGCCTCTGGGTGATAGTCGAAAAGACGTGGCACAAAAGAACAAATCACAAAGGCATTTGCCGCTTGGAAGGTCTGATGCACAGGTGGCGGCTGATGGATTCTGCCCGTAATTGGCTCAAAATCATAGATAGAAAGCGTATAAGGGTACAAACAGCCGTCCCAACCGACTAAATCAAGAGGCGAAGTATCGTAAAGGTGCTGATGAAGAAAATTACCTTTTTTTGTAATAATCAAGGTTTCTTTTGGCTCTTTTTCCGTAACAAGTTCCTGTGGCGGGTGAATATCGCGCTCACAATAAGGCGAATGTTCGAGAAGTTGCCCCATCTCATTGCGGTAGCGGCTAACGGTTTCGATAGGCGCACGCGATTCGGTGATAAGCAAACGCACCTCCTCTACCTTATCAAAATCGAGGCGATAGACGGTAGTACGCGGAATGACGACATAATCGCCCTTTACAAAGCGCAATTTCCCTTGTGGCGAAAAAAGGTAGCCACTGCCATCATGGACGTACAAGACTTCGTCGGCTTCCCCATTTTTGTAGAAATAATCCATCGTATTTTCAGAGGGATTGCAGATAGAAATCACACAATCTTGGTTCGCCAAAAGCGGCAAACGTGCCTTTAAAAAATCTGCCCCTGTACGCTCGGCAAGGCAGGTTTTGAGGTGCATAGGCTGCAAGGGAAAATCCTCTTTGCGCTCGATTCGCAGGGGAATGGGAGCTAACACTTTTTTGATGCGCGTAGGCGGATACAAGTGGTAGAGGTTTGAATAGATGCCTGAAAAGCCATAAGAGCTGACCAATTCCTCGTGATAGAGGCTACCATCGGGCTGTCTGAATTGGGTATGCCTTTTGGGAGGAATCTGA
This window encodes:
- a CDS encoding YceD family protein, whose protein sequence is MKKIAIFAALNLKTVILTTTPNKVLKNLKAFEIEIIALRNGTHQYHFLMEDDFFAYFQSPLLEAGNCDAVVVLEKSERLIRVVFQIKGTIRLICDRSLDEFDYPIKIKEEIIFKYGEKEQEVSENLMLITPHTPHLALGTYLFEFVALAVPMKKLHPRFVQEQDPDKDDNKPLWVYSSQEAEDPQQTDSDAIDPRWEALKKLQNKPNKSDKPR
- the rpmF gene encoding 50S ribosomal protein L32; protein product: MPNPRRRHSKARRDKRRTHHACEPKAITTCATTGESHLYHHAYFHEGNLYHKGKMVIQFVKEDEAAEVEE
- the creD gene encoding cell envelope integrity protein CreD; this encodes MIKLKNNVYFKITIILVIVLLLLIPISMIRELISEREATQQAAIYEVSSKWGEAQTLSGPFLSIPYYKYIKEFSKKDSTEKIVKIKEYLHILPNQLTVKGEINPEERNRGIYEIVVYNSKLTLEGEFLALALEDLDINPKDILFDKAEFVLGIDDLRGIEEQVEVRWNEQRVLFNPGVSSTDVVSSGINALVQVGEKDSTQYRFSLSLNLKGSQLLYFTPVGKITDVTVSSKWANPSFNGSFLPDTRQVSEAGFEANWNVLHLNRNYPQIWTNNQYNISSSSFGIDLLLPVDNYQKSYRSIKYAILFIAFTFLSFFFIEALHKVFIHPIQYILVGFALVVFYTLLLSISEHLHYNLAFGISMIATLLLVAGYIRAILKSMQLVLLISGILTTLYSFIFVIIQLQDYALLIGSIGIFIILGLVMYFSRKIDWYKLNLGETTAEPPTTPKSGTD
- a CDS encoding homogentisate 1,2-dioxygenase; this encodes MSYYYRLGQIPPKRHTQFRQPDGSLYHEELVSSYGFSGIYSNLYHLYPPTRIKKVLAPIPLRIERKEDFPLQPMHLKTCLAERTGADFLKARLPLLANQDCVISICNPSENTMDYFYKNGEADEVLYVHDGSGYLFSPQGKLRFVKGDYVVIPRTTVYRLDFDKVEEVRLLITESRAPIETVSRYRNEMGQLLEHSPYCERDIHPPQELVTEKEPKETLIITKKGNFLHQHLYDTSPLDLVGWDGCLYPYTLSIYDFEPITGRIHQPPPVHQTFQAANAFVICSFVPRLFDYHPEAIPAPYNHSNIDSDEVLFYAEGDFMSRKGIDRGSFTIHPGGLPHGPHPGTYEGSIGKKDTHEYAVMIDTFRPLYLTEQAMSYLDENYPYSWLV
- a CDS encoding zinc ribbon domain-containing protein encodes the protein METTTTVSKKLDALVKLQDIDSQLDEIKKIKGDLPEEVQDLEDEIAGLQTRIQKFKGEIKELDAQVKTQEQAIKEHKKLIAKYKEQQENVRNDREYQAIMREVESQELDIKLAEKTINDLNRKVSDKHNEIEKTHNNLTERQKDLEVKQNELQSIIKESEEDEEKLYKEREKRKKHVPDSLYLAYQKLRSNARNGLAVVSVKRDACGGCFNIVPPQRQVDVKERKKIVICEHCGRILADVEEVVVVEKKRTVRKARATKAEASEE